CTCCTATTATTTACCTACCTCTTTACTTATTTACTACCTAAATATAattctattaataaagtactatttttaatttaaattagaTTAATAGTCTTTGCACTTAGTAGgttaatagtattatttttacaattattattattattaatattaaagtattaattTTAAAAGTTATTAGGGAGTAATTAATTTAGTTAGAGGCTTAGTAATAAAATTAGGCTTAGCTCTAGAGGTAAGAATATAAATAGTGCGTCTGTAAAGGTAGTTAATTAGTAGGTTGTTAATTAAGGGTATATATACTTCCTAAATCTCTCTTTTTTAATTAAGTAACTTTAAATAGTCCCTTTATTAACTTTAACTCCTTTAGTAATTTTATCCTCTTTAATAATTAGGCTACTAATATGTAATAATTTACTTAGTTACTTAAGTGCATTAGCTGCAATTAATAATTATTGCAATTACTTATAAAAGCCCTATATAGTAAGAAAATCCTTAAttaactactttagtagtTTAATAAAGCTAATAAGTATACTTAACTCTAAAAAGTATACaattagtaattactaaataATTATAAGGTTAAATGTAATTAATTTGAATTACTTAAGGGCcttatttatactacttttacttacttattaattaccttcttaattaataaactacttaataaattTACTTACTTTAATTTGCCTACTTAATAGTAACTTCTCTTTGTATTGcagtagtaataataatagtattagatTAGCCCTTCTTAATAGTATTTGCAGTAGTAGTttaagtagtattaagttAATTAGTTAATACTACTAAGGAGGAGGGAACTAGAGGTATTAAGGCTATTTTAATTAGCCTAACTctctactactactaaagAATAGGTTAACTACTGTATTTCCTACagtattattacttattagATATATTgtagttaatttaattagCTAGCTTATAGTAGtcttattatttatactcTACTTTATTATACTCTTTACTCTACTTTTTACTATACTCTTTGcagtatactattaagtaaaGGCTACTATTATACTTAGTAGAGAGTTATTAATAGAGGTATTTAGTTACTACTTTAGTATTGCCTCTTACTATAATTTAAAGTTGTATAGTATAAGCTAAAAGTACTCccttttaataataaagtactaattagtattagGGCTTTAcctactactattataataacttatttaattagtatattaataatactttattaGCTACTAAAATAACCTCTCTTTTAATTTTACGTATttaataattttattaattattttatTTAATATAGCCTTCTTTACCTTAAAGTGCAGAGAGTAACTATAAGGCTTTTGTAATAGTATTTTAGCTACTCTAGTTAGCTTATTTATAGCTACTACTATTTTTAACTGtactagagtacttaagGCTAATATAATTATTCTAACTGtatatataattttaatagtaaaaaatatatttaaaaagtattaattaattaacttaagttacttagtaatagtagtTTATAGTAAGACTAGCTATTTGCtatttatagtactaaagttattataaaagtatataattaatatCTTTGTAGTTACCTTCCTTTTACTAAACTTAATTAATATTTATCTCTTTCTTAAGTAGTATTACTCTTAAAGTTAGCTTTAAATATAATTCCTTATCTcctttaataattacttattctattatatagCTATAATATTACTAGCTAATAATATTTTTAGCTACTATACAATTTAAAAAGAGTAGATAAttagtactaatactatactaAGAAACTAGAGCTTAATTAAGAAGTATATATTTACTTTATAAAGCTTAAGAGGTAAAAGTGCAGCTATattttattattactataaggGTAATAAAGTATGCAACTATAGAGCCTGCAATAGAGTCTTAAAGGGAgttttaaataaattattaagagtattaaattatatagtTATTTTGCAATTATTAGAGTCTTTAATAACTTTAAAGTAGCTATAAGTATAGtctttattaattatattatttttgAAGCCTTAAGACTTTTACTATTTTGTACTCTTTTTGTAGtctttattaattatattatttttgCAGCTCTAAGACTTTTACTATTTTATACTCTTTTTATAGTTTTTATTAATTGTATTATTTTTATAGtctttattaattatattaactttatagtttttattacttatattaaCTTTATAGTCTTAAGACTTTTACTACTTTATACTCCTTTCTATAATTTTCTTTATTACCTTACTTACTGCAATTAGTctctttattattaatataattaattttagctttacttatagtaataattacttaataataattcttaTTTAACTACTTAATAGCTTATTAGTAAATAGATttcttaatagtattataataataattgtagtatatatagtcttatatacttaagtactatTAGCTAGTAGTACTAGAGATAGCTCCTCTATATTACTAGCTGTAGCTGCAGTAGTATTAAGCTATTATTTTAGTAGtattctattattattattagttAATTAAAGCTATTTAGATATTTAAATATATGCAAAGTGCAGCCTTTTTGTAAGGTTACCCCCCTCTAGCTAGCCCTAGCTAGGGGTAGTGTGTGAAATCTGGCGATCTTGCTGACTATGCACAGACGCATTATTTAATTACGAATGCTGCCAACGCAACGGACTGTACCAGCTCCAGGTAAACTCTTAGCGAAATAACTGTCATAGAGTGGTCCACCCGTTTGTTGAGGCGCGGAAGCATTTTTCTATCTGTCGGGTATCGTTTCCATCGACAAGCCCCCAGAGAGCCAATGGCCTCTGCTGCCCTCTGCTGCCCTCTCCTGCTATTATTACATGGTGCTTATTCTGGAGAAGCAGAGGAAAACAAAATTGCACCTCGTCATTGATCTAAAGTGGTGGGATTCATACCGCGCGGGTGGTCGGCCCAATCACCAACCTACCTAGTCTCTTATTCTCATTCAATTTTCTCTCCCTGCCGTTCGTTTTACCAAGGCGCATTGAACAGCGAGTCTGCCTTTTTACCCGAATAGAAGCATGGCCGCCTCAGAAGCACGGCCGGATCAGCCGAGTCTGCCCTGGCGGATGACATCGGCGGCCATCATGAGCCTCACCGGCGCCATTTCCCGAGCCTTTCTGCATGGCCTCAATGATGTCCAGACCGAAGGCCTTCCTCAATTCCTGGAGGTATTGGACAAGCGTCGAGCCGAGGTCCCCCAGCGTGGTCTCATTACCGGTACGGCCACAAGTTCTCACTTCTTTATGTACCCAGTACCAACGAGACCATGGCTGACTGCTTTTCTTACCGGCTGCAGTCTCAAACCACATTAGCGTGTGAGTTTCTTACATTGCATCATGCCTGCCTTGTTGTGGACGCGTCAAGCTAACGCATCTCGGACTCATAGCTTAGATGATCCTCTGATATGGGGTGCGTTACCACTCAAGTACAATTCAGTACCGTCGAGCGCTCGATGGGGTCTTGGTGCCCATGACATTTGCTTCAAGAATGGGTATTTGACGTTGCCCTTCCCTCATGTCTCTAGATGTTGGATCGACCTCCTCTGACGCTGGTCTAGCTTCTTCAAGTCCTTCTTTAGTCTCGGTCAGGTTTTGCCGACATATCGCATGCTTCATTCGCCAAATGGTGGTCTCTTTCAGCCGACAATGGCACAGGCGATCCGCCTCGTCTCGGGTCCTGGAGCCCTGTTTCCCTTAAAAATAGCCTTCCGTGCTGGTAACAACGAGGTTTTCGCCTCGCCTGCATATTACCGTAACAACCACAACGCGTGGGTTCACGTGTTCCCGGAAGGATGTGTGCACCAACATCCCCAGCGGACTCTCCGATACTTCAAATGGGGAGTCTCGCGGTTAATCCTTGAATCCGACCCGGCGCCTCAGCTCGTCCCTATCTTCATTGACGGCTTCTCAGACATCATGCCCGAAGACAGACACTGGCCACGATGGGCTCCGCGCATTGGTGCCAAGATCCGTGTCATCTACGGCGAGGCCCTTGAGGTAGGTGACGCATTTAAGGAGCAGCGATCTAGGTGGAAGAGCATGGTTcaaaaagaagagaaggccCTGGGCAAGCGACTGGATGCCGGCGAAGTACCTGAGTCGCTGAAAGACCACCCTGAGGCCATCCAGCTACGGATAGAAGTCGCCAAGACCGTCAGGGACATGGTGCAGGAATTGAGACTGCGGGCGGGCTATCCTCAGGATGACCCGGCGTTTGCTCTTGCCGAGACGTGGGAGCGCGACCCTAAGAAGAAGCAGTATAAAAGTCCAGTGGATGACGGTTTGGTTCACAAGGAATGATAGGGACATCGTTTCTTGTCTAGATGCGTGTTAGATGATAGTCCACGGAAACAGTGCGCCACGTGTACGTGTATAATCTTTTACCCCTTTGTAAACCACCATGTAGATTCGTAGCATAGGCTTTGATGTGCATTCATTACTACTTCTGTGCGCTTTTCATAACAACTACAATCATCCCATAGTTATTCACACTCATCATCCAGCATTAAACCAACCGCAATATACAGGAACTCCCGAAATGCCCCTTTGTTAAGAGCTTGCCAATGTTGGCATGTTCTCGTCATGATGAGTTGACTCCTCGCTGTCGGTGCGGATGATCCATCGTCGTACTCCTATTCGCGTAACACCGAAAACCACAAAAAATGGATGGCCGCTTAGTCACATGCGGAAGCAGCGCGCCTCTAGAAAGGTCAGTACGTCTCGTAAGACCCCTGTCCGGGGTACGCTCTAGCCTGTGCTTGCAAGGtttgctgctggtgctgctgcatgACAATGTCGTTGAACCAAGGATGCTTAAGGGCTTCGTGCGCGCTGATGCGTAGTTCAGGGCGTAGCTGGAGCATCCGCTGGAGCAGATCGATGCCTGTGGGATCGATCTGTGGGAGGATCTGGCGAAGATCTTGGGTGGCGTACATCTGGAAGGTTGGCTTGTACTCAGGAAACTGGGTAATGCCAGTCCAGGTACGCTCGGTGGGTGTTCCCATAATGCGGAAAATCCGGATGATCTGGTCCTCGTTCGTTGTGCCAGGGAACAATGGTCGACCAGTGTACATCTCCGCCATAATGCATCCCGCAGACCAGATATCGATGCTTGTGTTGTACGTTCTGCTTCCAAGAAGAACGTCCGGTGCACGATACCAGAGCGTAACAACCTCGTTCGAAAAGGTGTTCACAGGAATGCCGAAGGCGCGGGCTAGTCCAAAGTCGCCAAGCTTGAGCTGTCCCTTGCCGTTGATCAAGAGATTCTGTGGCTTCAGGTCTCGGTGCAGCACCCTGTTCTGATGGCAAAAATCAATGCCTCTCAAGAGTTGGTACATGAAAGATTTGATCTGGTGCGGCTTCAAGGCGCCCCTGTCGCCATGGGTGTCCATATACTTCTTCAAGTCCCCATCCATATACTCGAAGACCAACATCAACTTGTTCTCGGTGTGGATGACATCGTGAAGGGCGACAATGTTCTCGTGCTTGAGCTCCTTCATAAGGGAGATCTCCCGAATCGCAGTTGAGGGTGTGCCCTCTTCCGAGTCCAGGTGAATTTCCTTCAGCGCAACAAGCTCTCCTGTTTGCCGGTTTCGACCTTTGAAGACCTGAAAATGGGCAGTCAGACTTGAGAATTGAAGCGAAGAGTGGGAAAGAAAAACGTACAGTCGCGTATgtgccctcgccgagcttctcgagctgctgGAACGAGCTCGGGTGTCTCTTGCCGTCCATGTCTGCTGATGTTTGCGAGGAACGTCGTCTGAAAGATGGACTGATTTCCCGTTGTCTGCTTCCCTTCACAGATACCAGCTGTTTCTGTGttgaaggcgaagaagaggtaAGTCGTCAAGAacttttttatttttatttatttttaatGGTCGCGAAGCCTCGAGGGATGGCGGCCGAAGGCTGTTCTGAGGGGTTAGGGGCTGCGCTGACAATAAGTCAAAGTTCCGGATGCGGTGCTGGACAAGTCAAGTCttcgcgtcgtcgtcgtcgtcgtcgtcgtcgtcgccgttgtcaACGGTTTGAGCGATTGAGCTACAAAGTGATGGCGCGATGAAACGGATTGAGTGGGAATGCGAGTGATGCGAGCAATGTTTGGCGCGTTGAACTTGTGATGAATGCGAAGTGGGGAGGCGGCGTGGTTGGGTGGATACAGCACCGCGGGGTTTACCTGAGGATTAGATGTACCCGCCTCACTGAACTGagactacctacctagcaGGTACTCGCTCCACCCCAGACAAGACACAACAACGCAATGTGCAGTTCTTTCCCGAAGTTTGGGGCGAGGCGGTACCTATCAGCATGTCACTGAGGGTACTTAGGCGCCATGAATTTAATGCTATTGGGAGAAGACAAAAGACGGCAGGAGAAGACAGAATGAAGCTCGGTATCTGTACGCATTGGGGATTGATGGTTTACCGGGGGTTTTCCAATAACACACCACCAAATGTCCAGTGAACAGGTGTGGTAGGAGGCAGGTACCGACTAACTACTTAAATGGACACCCGATTATCCAGGAGACACAAAAGTCTGAACGGGCCCTGGTGCATCTTCATTCACCACTGCGTCAAACCTTCCCTGCGCTCACCGAGGCGGCGAAGCCTGAAATATCTACCCAGATTACCTAGAGAGTCCTCCAGTGTCCCCTCACTGCCCCCCCAGGATACCCACTCGCACCCCGCACTAGTACGAAAAGGGTCACTGGACCTCTTATCATCTCACTTCCTGACCTCCCAGGAACCTTATCATTCGTTTCCTACACAAGTACTTAgttcccatcccatcccacctCGACATAAGCATCACCTTTACCCCGGCCTCACGTACGCCTTCCCCAACTGCATACATAGATGCCAGGTCGACCATACAACTTACCTCCACCTACATATGTGAAACGTTTTCCACAGTCCAATCCTCTGACCGCCTCAATTATTCCCGAACTGATGATACCCTCGTTTCGACATGCGACCTTTACCCGGCAGCACCGCGTTCCCGGGGACTCCTTCCTCGAGTGACGGAGCCTCCGATTGCCTCGCTTCCGCTTCACAGTCTACCGCCGCCCATATGTCTTTCATTCTCACCGACGAAGCCACAATAGACTCTTCACTTGCACCCCAATACCTTCCTCTCCGGACGCGCGACCAGCGCAAACACGCCATCCACACCGTACCTGGCGACATCAGTGCCCCGAACCGTGAACTCGGTACTGCTTCGCCTGCAACAGCCTCTCGTTCCACGCCTACGTTGCAGCCTCGTGACAGCACGCCACCTCGATCAGTTCCTGCGACAAACACATCGCCGGCAAGGGTGCATACCCCTCCACCTATTGCATCTCAACCCATGACGCCAATACTGTACGGCGTGTCTGGACCCTGTTCCGCTATTAGCAGTTCGTCATCCCGGCGCAACTCCTTGGTAGGGTCGCTATCCGAATATCAAGAAAGCTTCGTCATGAGCGCATTTGGGTCTTCAGAGCCTGGTCAACCCCAGAGTTCGTACGTCGGCGAAGGCGCTCAGCAGTTCATCATGCCCACCATCAACGTCCCTAGCCGGAGACCCTTCACAGAAACAGGGAAGAGTCTCGGGAGGCTCAAACTCCTCATGGCTGGCAGGTCAGGTACGGTCTACCGATTGTCAGTATGCTTGGATTAAGTACTGACCAAGTCGGGTCCTCCAGGTCTAGGGAAAACGGCACTGATCCGAGCCAT
The genomic region above belongs to Colletotrichum higginsianum IMI 349063 chromosome 2, whole genome shotgun sequence and contains:
- a CDS encoding Acyltransferase, which codes for MAASEARPDQPSLPWRMTSAAIMSLTGAISRAFLHGLNDVQTEGLPQFLEVLDKRRAEVPQRGLITGTATSSHFFMYPSQTTLAYDPLIWGALPLKYNSVPSSARWGLGAHDICFKNGFFKSFFSLGQVLPTYRMLHSPNGGLFQPTMAQAIRLVSGPGALFPLKIAFRAGNNEVFASPAYYRNNHNAWVHVFPEGCVHQHPQRTLRYFKWGVSRLILESDPAPQLVPIFIDGFSDIMPEDRHWPRWAPRIGAKIRVIYGEALEVGDAFKEQRSRWKSMVQKEEKALGKRLDAGEVPESLKDHPEAIQLRIEVAKTVRDMVQELRLRAGYPQDDPAFALAETWERDPKKKQYKSPVDDGLVHKE
- a CDS encoding PHO system negative regulator, coding for MDGKRHPSSFQQLEKLGEGTYATVFKGRNRQTGELVALKEIHLDSEEGTPSTAIREISLMKELKHENIVALHDVIHTENKLMLVFEYMDGDLKKYMDTHGDRGALKPHQIKSFMYQLLRGIDFCHQNRVLHRDLKPQNLLINGKGQLKLGDFGLARAFGIPVNTFSNEVVTLWYRAPDVLLGSRTYNTSIDIWSAGCIMAEMYTGRPLFPGTTNEDQIIRIFRIMGTPTERTWTGITQFPEYKPTFQMYATQDLRQILPQIDPTGIDLLQRMLQLRPELRISAHEALKHPWFNDIVMQQHQQQTLQAQARAYPGQGSYETY